Within Cucumis melo cultivar AY chromosome 4, USDA_Cmelo_AY_1.0, whole genome shotgun sequence, the genomic segment TGATCAAAGAAGCCCATGTATAATTTGTCCATGGGTGACTAGAAATATAGTATATGATAAGTTAGATATGATTAAGAAAAatctcaattttaaaaaattcaaccAATTTCAAATCCCAACCAATTAAATTGAATAACAAACCatcttatttaaatttaataagaTAACGTTTCATCTTTtaaattcataaaaaaataaagtaattctctttttatagaaaaaaaatatgatttttctttacattTAAAAACACACAAATACCTAGtcatttaatgaaaaaaaaatttaactaacaaaaagtgaaataaattaaatcatctTGTAAATTGGTTAACAATtctaatatataattaaataaatacataaatacaaagtatttgttgaaattaaaaaataggtCAATATTTAAGATAGAAGAAAAAAGTTAGTGTATTAGCAAAAGTAAAAATTTAGcattcaaaaaatgaaaaatgcgaATAAAAAATACCTTGTGTTTGCTATTCAATTCATTGCGTAGAATCATTAAATACGCATTGCTAGTATCATTAAATATACATCGAGTTGTGGGTACTGGGTAGTTCACTATTCAAATACGTTTACTTCCAGTAGTGCCAGCATAAACAGAGTCAACAACCACGAAAACGAGATGAAAATGGAAAATTTTTACCTTGAATACATTATACAAATTCTTGAAACAAAGATGAAAATGGAAGATTCAATCCATGTATCTACCATCAAAAACAGTCTTTAATCGTTGTTGTAAAGCCATAATATTAACTTGTTTTTGTTATAATTCTATTTTTGTCTTTGAATTGTATAACATACacaagtttttaaaatatacaaTGTAGTATAAAGAATGTAATTAATATACATATAATGTTAAACAAATAAGATATAGTCTACGAATTAGTTTAAAAcaacattaaaataataaaaacaaataacaaaaattacaatattTCAAAATCTTTTACAAAATACATATTTCGAATCGAAAGCTAACTATAAAAATCTATTAACAAtttcttaaatataaattatgaaTGTGTAGAAAATAAAGACTCaaatatacattttaaaataataaaaaggaaaacgATGGAGATACATATTTTCAAAACTggttaaaaattttcttttcgaaaatttaaatttgatatttcataaacttaaatctCCAGAATCAAGGACAAAGTCGGGATTAACAGACAACCATAAATCCACGGGTCCCCAATTTGCTAAAAATCTTATTCCTACTCGTTTTTGCTATATTTCCAACTGTCACCTCCAAATTTGTCATTCCTACCGATATCTCTTTGTCCATCACTTTTTCCACTAATTGTTGTTGTTAGCTAACTATATGTTCAACATATTCTCTCTGAGTCCTATAAATCACTGACTAATTATAActatataactatatataaaAGGACCGTACATGaaaggttaaattacaaattaaataaaagacAACATATATTTAGCCGTTTGGTATATGATTTTTCAGGATGCATCAAAATTTGTCTATTTGAGAGCGGAGGTGTTGGTGGCTGAATGTATCATTTTGGAATAAATTAGAGAGGGTTCAAAACTCATAAATTTATTACTAAGAATGTGAACATGAATTGTCCGCTATATCAAATTTTGAAGGTATGTGTTATGATAACTCTCCTGTTTGGTTGAGGTCTATTATTTAGTTTGATGTACAACATTGTAACTCAACTTACCCATATCTAAATTTAGTTATTGTTATTCCAATTCAACAAATCTTGACAATGCATTTTAGGGGAAACTATCTTTTTTGTTCATAGGTTTTGAGTTTAGTTTCTATTTGATCTCTATATTTCACATTTGTCTTTGAGAATTTTATAATACTCAATTTTAGTCTTTGAGATAACAAAATTATTAGTAACTTAATTAAAAACCGACTAGAATGATAATTAGACTAATTCTAAACTAAAATATATCAATGATGTAACAATTTTATTCATAGGCAAAATGTTGTTTtctaaaagaaacaaaaataataaaagaaagagaacTCTATAGACATCCAAcgttgaaaaaaaattattttccacctctctatttcttctttgtcttctcgtttttcctcttcctcttcctcttcactCTAACAACTTCCAAAAAGTGCTTTTTTTCTGGGTACAAGTTTGTGTTGTGCATGGATATGTATGAATAAACAAACATGAACTAAAACCAAGTCCTAACCAGCAAGAAGTTTCATTATAAGAtcatacaaaaaagaaaaagaaaaaagaactctTTGTCCATCATCATCTCCACTTTCtacaaattgacattcttgaaAGCTTTAAGAGCAAAACATCAATAAAAAAAGGGGGGAAATAATAATGGTAGTAAATATCGCTTGCCATGTTTAAGATGGAGGGAGGtggaagaaagagaagagaaagaaagagaagtgagaaatattaaataatatttatttgaattccaaaaagtgtctgtttatttctttttattttaattagtaGTCATAAAATCAATACGAAGGATTAAAATTGAAGGATATTGAAATGTAAGCGATGAGATGTACAGAACACATTCACCTTCTGGCGAGGGGAAATGACGCCGAACAAACACATAGGTGAAGCCTGAAGTTGAAGTTGAAGTCGAAGTCGAAGTCGGAGGCGTTGGATGTCATTAATCCCAATTTCATAAATGAGATTTCATCTCAGGAGATTGGAGTCCTTTTTATGAAAATACAAAttgtgttgtcacatatccctttaaaagaaaacaaattttcCCTATGCTTTAGTAGTTTTAGTATCCTTCGAcaaactctttttctttttctattttggaAGATATTTTGTAGACATAGTATTCTACTCCTCATACTGAGGAAGATTGTGGTGTTTGTTTTTGTCTaaagaattttgttttttacAGAACAAATATTGATTATTCTTAATCCTTAGAGTTCACTTAATTTTCTCTTTTGCTTACATTTAAGTTTAGTTTATTACAAAGTCGACATAaagtttattaaaaaataaaatcttaacgttttaacaataaactaaaatttatattttcatatTGACAACAAGTTTTTATGGTAACAATAATGAATtaacaattttagaaataataataaaatatataacgacgtttaaaaaaattacaaatatagatAAGTCATCTATTATCGATTGATAGACTATTATCGTTAAACCAATATTTGCAATATGGTCTATTattgatatattataatatttattttgttatatttgcaattttgtttaaatgttgctatatatatatatatgttaatattttaaatttatgagtttttaaaaaaatataacaaaccagtaGAATATTTGcactctataaaacaatttcgaaaacgaaaaaaacttatgggtccacaatgaaaaataccaaaaatacctcaGTCAACACACAATTAATCGACTACACACATGCGTTAGTAAATCTTCTTCTAACCAATCGTATACTATAGTCTAAACGAATGGTCTACGGTCGCTTAGgtcatgatacacaatcgtgtagttcttttaacgattaaaaaaatgtttcaattttaaacgattgtgttgaccatggtaaatgatcgtttagatgatatcaaaatgatatttaaacaatctaaatattctcgaatatgaggaAAATGAAGTAGTTTCAAAGAATCTTGTCGAAAATGTTGAAGATAAAATATGAGATTTAAACAGaataataaatcatttaaaaatagaataaaaaatcTAGAAAATGAGATGAAAAAAGTCTGGAagagaaagaaatcacaaagaatgaataaaaagaaagagaagtgacacAAGAGAAAACCTagaattatgaaaatattttatctaGGTTTATGgacttttattttttgttacacGAGTCATAAAtgctttttaattttgttactcttatgtaaattaaccttcaatttaattactatatttgcaaattgCAAACTCTCTCAACTTTTTATAATACAAGCATGAACTTGGAAAACTTACTTGGTAAACATTAATATTTGTGCATTCCTCTCGTGTAAAAATATGTTAAGCTTAACattaaaaaattgaagttgAGGTAAAGGTCCAGTTGATCATTGTTGATGATAAATTTTAAGTAGAGAAAAACGCTTTTAACCTTCACATAACAACAACGGTAAAATTGTTATTTGGAAAATAAGTTAATCTACAAGATGCGAATATTTACACAATATTAATGTTATTCTTCCAACACATGCTCCATTGCTAAGTTAAAAAGTGTAGATGTTTAGCAAATTTAGAATAAACTAACTTCCTTTCGGTTCGTTAGTGATGTATTTATAGTGAATTCATGACCTATGGTATTCTTCACCATATCAAAGTTTTTAAGTCACATTAGGTTATCTTAAAACTTAAATTGGTCGATGCATGCTACGTGAAGACAGAATCATACCTTCTACGTTATCCCACACAATATACATCACCATATCTTGGAAAAGCGAACTTCAACTTCATACCAAAAAAATAAAGCTTTTGAGACTTTCTAAAACCATATGATCGAGTTAAGAATTAATAAAGAGGTTTGAGAAAGTACTACTACGTCGGACTGCTCCACCAGTGCAAAATGGCACGGCCCATCATTCGTACGGCCCATAAGAATTGGGGCCCAATTCTGAAGTTGCCAATAATTATGTTGAAGAATAGCccctattgtttttgttttggtattaaatatcaaatatgtatgtAGTACCTTAAGCCTTAAATTACGCTTCTTCTTAGTCCTTAACTACAATCATTAATACGCCCTTCCACTGAAAGCCTTCCCAAATCTCAATTCCCTAACCTACTTCACTTTAATTATCAACATCCACACcatcattttcaattttattctaACATAACTCATCTAATTATCTTcaatcttcatttttctttccttccattttttttaaaatttgatctACTGGTTGTTTAGTAtacaattaattttatattataacaAGATATCTgtttttaattttcctttttaaacCATTTATCATTATTTGCTTGTTTATACTTCCCTTCAggaagtttttaaaaataaagattacATGTTTAAAACGAACATCCATGTGGCTCGTTCCAAGAACAAAAAAGTATCTTTTCTTATTTATGACAAATACAAACACATCAgatcaaataaaacatactTACTTTAATCAAACTGCTTAAGATACCAAagttaaagaaattcatatttgaGTTGAGGAAGAGATGGATGACAAGTGACACcatctataaaataaataaaaggatcACTATGTTTTAGAGTTACATAGTCAATTAATGCTAAATCAATCATTATTTTCGTTGCATAAACTCAAACCTCTTGGAATATATAGTATTTGTGCAAgaatttttctttctaaatgtATTGACTTAAGCAATTAATAGtattcctcctttttttttttttttttttttttttgctagctgacatgtattattattattattttttctctaaagttgaagattaaaattttaatttatttgtacCAAATTCCTTTCTCCCTCAACCAAGCAAAATTGTCAACAAAACAGATAGACATAAACAATTTGGGAGGTGATAAACAAACTctccacataaatcaaataaattgatgagaaattcacaaaaaaaaaaaaaaaaaaaattagtgagAAACTTAGAGagttgaaaaaaagaaaaggaaggaaaattACAGTACAGGAAAAGGGCACGAGCAATGTCTGAGATATACACATGGATTATAGTATGAGACAAGGACATGTCATGTAATAAGAacaagaaaatatgaaaatttttatatttgaatttttagtaTATCCCTATCCCCCCCATTTGAAATGTCACAAAGACAAAAGGAGTCAGGTGAAACAGAGCAAATGAGACATATGCCCCTTCAGTTTATTTTTATATTGCACATGTCTTCCCATTGGAGCCTCCCCCTGCCCCAATTACTAATTTACAACCTTTCCTTTTCTAAATAAAATCATTAGTCACATTGGAATTGGAATTGGAATTGGAATTGGAATTGGAATTGGTCTATAGAATTTCTCATTGAATAATTTGAAATCAATCGCTTAATATACAGAAAATAGACCTCTGGCCGAATTAGCAACACTTTCtgttgtttttcttcttcctcttcttccttctcGGTTCCGCCCCGACTCCGATTCGAGCTCGGGACGACACGGTGAATTGATCCCTCCACCAGTTTTTGCCATCTCCATAAGCATTCTCCGGAGCTAAAACAAGTTCCCCAATAATCACATTACACTTCCTTcactttgtttcttttttttttttctctcaaagaAAAACCCCCATAAATCCTCTAGCCTTTTCTGTGTATATGTAGCAAGTAGGATGTGGAAGGTccaaaaaaggggaaaaaatgaaaacccagattagattaaattaaaattacaacCCATCTCGGGTAACTCAACCGAGTCAAATCTGGATCTTTGACTCGCTCCTTTTGATGTTGTTCTTGTTTATGTTCTTCACTTTATCTGCAAAGTTGCTGCCAATTCAGACGGATTTACAAAAACACCCGCATTACCAAATGGATTTTTCGGCCAACCCATGAAGCAAAGGCCGAGATTCCGGCCACAAATCCAGCCCAGTTCTGATTCCGATATGACAATAACTTTGAAAATCGTCCAATTTCACGAACCGCCCCGAGTTCGGAGACTCGGATCTAGAGATGAACCGGATAACTTCTTCGAAAACCGACTCGTCGCAAGGGATTGCCAACGGACCTTGATTGGTGAACCCATACTCCTCTTCGGCTTGGACCAGAAGCTTCTTGAAAACCGGGTGGTTCAAGTAAGTGGCACGGACAACGAACCGCCGCGAGCTTGTT encodes:
- the LOC103503890 gene encoding auxin-induced protein 6B, with the translated sequence MSAGLGKCSKIRHIVRLRQMLRRWRNKARMSANRIPSDVPAGHVAVCVGTSSRRFVVRATYLNHPVFKKLLVQAEEEYGFTNQGPLAIPCDESVFEEVIRFISRSESPNSGRFVKLDDFQSYCHIGIRTGLDLWPESRPLLHGLAEKSIW